A single Paenibacillus sp. FSL R5-0517 DNA region contains:
- a CDS encoding iron-siderophore ABC transporter substrate-binding protein — protein sequence MYKVKKKLYIYAAFILMISLLAGCASGGSAETTNTSSQAASNSESDTTASAAEDQTRVIKHAMGETTIKGTPQKIVTLFQGANDVVVALGVKPTGVVESWVQQPVYEYLRADLDGVPQVGQESQPNLEEINKLKPDLIIATKIRHEEIYDQLSQIAPTVVTETLFDWKETVKMAGEAMNMVEQSDKLLSDWDARVADFKEKMGDRLPIEATITNFRADQVRIFYMGYAGKILKELGFTRPEGHDADTWGVELTSKENIPDMNADMIFNFNSGTETDAIQKNYDDWTSSPLWKNLDAVKNNQLVQVDEVAWNMAGGYTSANMMLDDLYKQFNLN from the coding sequence ATGTATAAAGTAAAGAAAAAGCTATACATTTATGCAGCATTTATTCTGATGATTTCACTGCTTGCTGGTTGTGCTTCGGGGGGAAGTGCCGAGACGACGAATACGTCCAGTCAAGCTGCAAGTAATAGTGAAAGTGATACAACTGCCAGTGCGGCTGAAGATCAGACCCGAGTGATCAAGCATGCCATGGGTGAAACGACAATAAAGGGAACACCGCAAAAGATCGTGACGCTGTTCCAAGGTGCTAATGATGTAGTCGTTGCACTGGGCGTGAAACCGACAGGCGTGGTTGAATCATGGGTTCAGCAGCCCGTCTATGAATATCTGAGAGCCGATCTGGATGGAGTTCCACAAGTAGGACAGGAATCCCAGCCCAATCTGGAGGAGATCAACAAATTGAAACCTGACTTGATTATTGCTACGAAGATCAGACATGAAGAGATCTATGATCAATTGTCCCAGATCGCACCAACGGTAGTAACGGAGACCCTGTTTGATTGGAAAGAAACCGTGAAGATGGCTGGGGAAGCGATGAATATGGTTGAGCAATCGGATAAATTGTTGTCAGATTGGGATGCCCGTGTAGCAGATTTCAAAGAGAAAATGGGTGATCGTCTGCCAATTGAAGCAACCATCACGAATTTTAGAGCCGATCAGGTTCGTATTTTCTACATGGGTTATGCAGGTAAAATTCTGAAAGAGCTTGGATTCACCAGACCCGAAGGACATGATGCAGACACATGGGGAGTTGAATTGACTTCCAAAGAGAATATTCCGGACATGAATGCGGACATGATCTTTAACTTCAATTCAGGCACCGAAACCGATGCGATTCAGAAAAATTATGATGATTGGACCAGCAGCCCGCTGTGGAAGAATCTTGATGCAGTCAAGAACAACCAACTGGTTCAGGTTGATGAAGTGGCCTGGAACATGGCAGGTGGATACACATCTGCGAATATGATGCTGGACGATCTATATAAGCAGTTCAACCTGAACTAA
- a CDS encoding iron ABC transporter permease, which produces MFPLFTKASAKIYGLAGLFILLLFACLASMILGRTHITFQMAWDALQFYDESSVEHVVLLTERLPRTIIAAVVGASLAVAGALMQALTRNPLASPSVFGINAGAIFFIVIAIVVLSVSSLTTMMWFGFAGAAVAAAIVYALGSLGRDGLTPIKIVLAGTAISALFASFTQAILVLDGTGLQDVLFWLAGSVSGRTLDMLYPVLPYMTAAAIVSLFMGRAINLLLTGDDIAKGMGQNVLLVKVLMGVVTVLLAGGSVAVAGSIGLVGLVVPHIMRALVGNDYRWLVPYSIVGGAILLLSADVVARLVIMPQEVPLGVMTALIGGPFFVYIARKGVTKI; this is translated from the coding sequence ATGTTTCCCCTTTTTACAAAGGCAAGCGCCAAGATCTATGGGCTGGCTGGTTTATTCATATTACTTCTGTTTGCCTGCCTTGCCAGTATGATTCTGGGACGCACGCATATCACATTTCAGATGGCATGGGATGCACTGCAATTCTACGACGAGAGTTCTGTGGAACATGTGGTTCTGCTGACGGAGCGCTTGCCACGAACCATTATTGCCGCTGTCGTTGGTGCAAGTTTGGCTGTGGCAGGTGCACTGATGCAGGCATTGACACGTAATCCGCTTGCATCACCAAGTGTGTTCGGGATCAATGCAGGGGCAATCTTTTTTATTGTCATTGCCATCGTAGTATTGTCCGTATCCTCGCTGACCACCATGATGTGGTTTGGTTTTGCCGGAGCTGCGGTTGCCGCGGCGATTGTGTATGCCTTGGGTTCCCTTGGTCGGGATGGCCTGACTCCGATCAAAATTGTACTGGCGGGGACGGCAATCTCGGCATTGTTTGCCTCGTTCACACAGGCGATTCTCGTGTTGGATGGAACCGGATTGCAGGATGTGCTCTTCTGGCTTGCCGGTTCAGTTAGCGGGCGGACATTGGATATGTTATATCCCGTTCTGCCGTACATGACAGCCGCAGCCATTGTCTCTCTGTTCATGGGCAGAGCGATTAATCTGCTATTGACGGGTGACGATATCGCCAAAGGCATGGGACAGAATGTACTTCTGGTCAAGGTGCTCATGGGCGTTGTTACCGTATTGCTAGCGGGTGGTTCGGTTGCCGTAGCCGGTTCGATCGGTCTGGTCGGTCTGGTTGTTCCGCATATCATGCGTGCACTGGTGGGCAATGATTACCGCTGGCTCGTTCCTTACTCTATTGTAGGGGGAGCCATTCTGCTGCTGTCCGCAGATGTGGTTGCCAGACTGGTAATCATGCCGCAGGAAGTTCCACTCGGTGTCATGACTGCATTGATTGGCGGACCTTTCTTCGTATACATTGCCCGCAAGGGGGTGACGAAGATATGA
- a CDS encoding iron ABC transporter permease, translating to MRKMLTFRNKKDTLSMQMERKSLVVISVCMLLFVVAGVVGTSVGSDFISPLDVLRTIFGLNEGEHDFVVLTLRLPRVLLSLLVGAALGMSGALLQGIIRNPLASPDVIGITGGAAVAAVGFVTLLGGAVSIKLLPLFAIVGALLTALIIYMLAWKKGVSPIRLVLIGIGVSAITGAGTTFMLILSPFYTAGQAYIWLTGSVYGASWTDVRTILPVIVIVVPLAIWLARSLNAQEFGDDLATGLGVTVQWHRSALLLCSVLLAGIAVAVAGTIGFVGLIAPHIARKLVGRMFGSMLIVSGLVGALLVFAADLIARTAFLPLDVPAGVFTAGVGAPFFLYLLFKNRNQF from the coding sequence ATGAGGAAGATGTTGACTTTCCGCAATAAAAAAGACACCTTATCGATGCAAATGGAACGAAAATCACTGGTTGTCATCAGTGTGTGTATGCTCTTGTTTGTAGTTGCAGGAGTAGTCGGTACCAGTGTGGGCAGTGACTTTATTTCTCCGCTGGATGTACTTCGAACGATATTTGGTCTGAACGAAGGGGAACATGACTTCGTCGTGCTGACCCTGAGATTGCCACGAGTGTTATTGTCCCTGCTTGTGGGTGCAGCGCTCGGTATGTCAGGTGCACTCCTGCAAGGTATTATCCGTAATCCATTGGCCTCACCGGATGTCATCGGTATCACTGGTGGTGCGGCTGTTGCGGCTGTGGGGTTTGTTACGTTGCTGGGCGGAGCGGTGAGCATCAAGTTATTGCCGCTATTTGCCATTGTCGGTGCACTTCTGACGGCATTGATCATCTACATGCTTGCCTGGAAAAAGGGAGTCAGTCCGATCCGCTTGGTGTTAATCGGGATTGGAGTGTCAGCCATTACCGGTGCCGGGACGACCTTTATGCTGATCCTGAGTCCGTTCTACACGGCAGGTCAAGCCTATATCTGGCTGACAGGAAGTGTGTATGGAGCATCGTGGACCGATGTTCGAACCATACTGCCGGTTATCGTGATTGTTGTACCGCTGGCGATCTGGCTCGCCCGCAGCCTGAATGCACAGGAGTTTGGAGATGATCTGGCGACAGGACTGGGGGTAACGGTACAGTGGCATCGTTCTGCATTGCTGTTATGTAGTGTACTGCTTGCGGGAATCGCCGTGGCTGTGGCCGGAACCATTGGTTTTGTTGGCCTGATTGCTCCACATATTGCCCGGAAGCTGGTCGGTCGGATGTTTGGCAGTATGCTGATCGTGTCTGGACTGGTTGGTGCTCTGCTCGTATTTGCAGCAGATCTCATAGCTCGTACGGCCTTTCTACCGCTTGACGTTCCCGCAGGGGTATTCACCGCAGGCGTAGGCGCACCATTTTTCCTGTATTTGTTGTTCAAGAATCGAAATCAGTTTTGA
- a CDS encoding ABC transporter ATP-binding protein codes for MSILEAKELTISYGADPIIDNLNLTIPKGQITVLIGSNGCGKSTLLRTMARLLKSSSGSVLLDGEEIAKLPTKEISRRMSILPQGPTAPEGLTVNQLVKQGRYPHQTWLKQWSREDERMVKLALESTHLTELADRPVDALSGGQRQRAWIAMTLAQGTETLLLDEPTTYLDMTHQIDILDLLFELNEREGRTIVMVLHDLNLACRYAHHIVAVHNKSIYAEGKPEDIITQEMVRKVFQMECEIAVDPLFGTPTCIPHGRGRKLNGEQRYTQLA; via the coding sequence GTGAGTATTCTGGAAGCCAAGGAGCTTACGATCTCCTATGGAGCAGATCCCATTATTGATAATTTGAACCTGACCATTCCCAAGGGACAGATCACCGTCCTGATTGGCAGCAACGGTTGTGGTAAATCTACGCTGCTGCGTACGATGGCCCGGTTGCTGAAATCCAGTTCAGGTTCCGTGCTGCTGGATGGTGAAGAGATTGCGAAGCTGCCGACCAAGGAGATTTCAAGACGCATGTCCATCCTGCCACAGGGTCCGACTGCCCCGGAAGGCCTGACGGTGAACCAACTGGTGAAGCAAGGACGTTATCCGCATCAGACATGGTTGAAGCAGTGGTCACGAGAGGATGAGCGCATGGTCAAGCTGGCACTGGAGTCCACGCATCTGACTGAACTTGCGGATCGGCCTGTAGATGCCCTGTCCGGTGGACAACGTCAGCGTGCCTGGATTGCAATGACCCTCGCACAGGGTACGGAAACGCTGCTGCTGGATGAACCTACAACCTATCTGGATATGACTCATCAGATTGATATCCTGGATCTGTTGTTTGAGTTGAATGAACGGGAAGGACGCACGATTGTCATGGTACTTCATGATCTGAATCTGGCATGTCGGTATGCGCATCACATTGTGGCTGTTCACAACAAGTCCATCTACGCGGAAGGTAAACCGGAAGACATCATTACGCAGGAGATGGTCCGTAAGGTCTTCCAGATGGAGTGTGAGATTGCGGTTGATCCACTCTTCGGTACACCAACCTGCATCCCGCATGGAAGGGGAAGGAAACTGAATGGGGAGCAGCGTTACACTCAGTTGGCTTGA
- a CDS encoding diaminobutyrate--2-oxoglutarate transaminase, whose product MSVEVQTEYLKMQNEKESNARSYPRHFPLVISKAHGVKVTDTDGRVFYDCLAGAGTLALGHNHDTVINAIRDVLDQQIPLHTLDLATPLKLSYMQELFSILPAAMQNKSKIQFCGPTGADAVEAAIKLVKHATGGKSILAFQGGYHGSTQATMSMSGNLSKKQHLQSLLPDVHFLPFPYEYRCPFGVGEGMTARLSAQYIENLLDDCESGIAAPCGVIVETVQGEGGAIPADIEWLKELRRITAERSIPLIIDEVQTGIGRTGRMFSFEHAGIVPDVIICSKAVGGSLPMSVVIYKEELDQWQPGAHTGTFRGNQLAMAAGLATLRYIREQDVLHNVHLRSEQFMKQLNALKERYAEIGDVRGRGLMIGVEVVNPAGRKDRLGHYLPNGALAESIQRECFKNGLIVELGGRHSAVVRFLPPLNITEQESGAILAIFEKSVAEAIALATAAC is encoded by the coding sequence ATGTCAGTAGAAGTGCAGACGGAATATCTGAAGATGCAAAATGAGAAGGAATCCAATGCAAGATCGTACCCCAGACATTTCCCGCTTGTTATTAGCAAGGCCCATGGGGTGAAGGTAACCGATACGGATGGCCGCGTATTCTACGATTGCCTGGCTGGTGCAGGAACATTGGCGCTGGGGCATAACCATGACACGGTAATCAATGCCATTCGCGATGTCCTGGATCAGCAGATTCCGCTACATACCCTGGATTTGGCAACGCCGCTGAAGCTTTCATATATGCAAGAATTGTTCTCCATTCTTCCAGCAGCGATGCAGAACAAGTCCAAAATCCAGTTCTGTGGTCCAACTGGAGCGGATGCTGTAGAAGCAGCTATTAAGCTGGTCAAACATGCAACAGGTGGCAAATCCATTCTTGCCTTTCAGGGAGGTTATCACGGTTCAACCCAAGCAACCATGTCGATGAGTGGCAACCTGAGCAAGAAACAGCATCTGCAAAGCCTGCTGCCAGATGTACATTTCCTGCCGTTTCCTTATGAATACCGCTGCCCATTTGGTGTTGGTGAGGGCATGACGGCCCGGTTAAGTGCACAGTATATCGAGAACTTGCTCGATGATTGCGAGAGTGGTATTGCTGCACCGTGCGGAGTCATTGTGGAGACGGTGCAGGGCGAGGGCGGGGCGATTCCGGCAGACATTGAATGGCTGAAGGAGCTGCGCCGAATCACAGCAGAGCGAAGCATTCCACTCATTATCGACGAAGTGCAGACAGGCATCGGACGCACAGGCCGTATGTTTTCATTTGAACATGCCGGAATTGTACCTGATGTAATTATCTGCTCCAAAGCGGTTGGCGGAAGTCTGCCCATGTCTGTCGTCATCTATAAGGAAGAGCTGGACCAATGGCAGCCTGGTGCACACACAGGAACGTTCCGTGGCAATCAGCTGGCCATGGCTGCGGGACTGGCCACACTTCGTTATATCCGGGAACAGGATGTTCTACACAATGTACATCTGCGCAGTGAGCAGTTCATGAAGCAACTGAATGCATTGAAAGAGCGCTATGCCGAGATTGGTGACGTCCGAGGCAGAGGACTGATGATCGGCGTTGAGGTGGTTAATCCGGCAGGCCGCAAGGATCGTCTGGGACATTATCTGCCTAATGGTGCACTTGCTGAGTCTATTCAACGTGAATGTTTCAAGAATGGATTAATTGTGGAACTGGGCGGGCGTCATTCAGCGGTTGTTCGTTTTCTGCCGCCGCTGAATATTACGGAGCAAGAATCGGGCGCGATCCTGGCGATCTTTGAGAAATCGGTAGCTGAAGCAATTGCCTTAGCAACGGCTGCATGCTGA
- a CDS encoding MFS transporter → MLKLSLMKRHAVLLAILLGAFSLVLTNSAFNLLLPYFVQYYQISTTAGGWIIALYMLAMTLTMPLASLIVDRLGRKQTYMLGITIYGVFSVAGALFYHSIEVLLLVRFMHGVAAGLMIPLSLVLLFDVYGPEVRGRITGAWGLLLMLAPAAGPTLGGFIIQYGRLEMLFWLNVPLAVFSFIGCGRVIQTYIPARRKRWHPTSIMLLICSVGALSLGVQLYASPVAAVWVPWLLIALGVVLLIRFVQTENGRKEPLIRYQLLRRNAVFPLTVLISTIQDCVMFGVIFALPLLFQDVFHLSPALSGALFIPLSICTSLFMWIGGSLLDRGRSMHFIAWGTLLVSISILSFAVLPMGASIWIIGMLMACRGIGVGLSGMSISAIGLQALPDEDMHEGSVLSTTIERLASSFAVMGMTLYYDMRWQWLAGAGTSMEMAKWGALKEICIGLGCAILFTLPLVLFITRKKVGIIVRDGKQAPV, encoded by the coding sequence ATGCTGAAGCTATCCCTGATGAAGAGGCATGCCGTATTACTTGCGATTCTGCTCGGTGCTTTTTCGCTGGTACTGACCAACAGTGCATTTAATCTGCTGCTGCCTTATTTTGTGCAATATTATCAGATCTCTACGACAGCAGGCGGATGGATCATCGCCCTCTACATGCTGGCCATGACGTTAACGATGCCGCTGGCTTCCCTGATCGTAGACCGACTGGGCCGGAAGCAGACGTATATGTTGGGCATCACCATCTATGGTGTGTTCTCGGTGGCAGGTGCACTATTTTATCACTCGATTGAGGTACTGTTGCTTGTGCGTTTCATGCATGGGGTTGCCGCCGGGCTGATGATTCCGTTATCGCTTGTGTTGTTGTTTGATGTATATGGACCAGAGGTAAGGGGACGAATTACAGGAGCGTGGGGGTTGCTGCTTATGCTTGCTCCTGCGGCTGGGCCAACGCTGGGCGGCTTCATCATTCAGTATGGACGGCTTGAAATGCTGTTCTGGCTTAATGTGCCGCTGGCTGTGTTCTCGTTTATCGGGTGCGGTCGAGTCATTCAGACTTATATTCCTGCCCGTAGGAAACGATGGCATCCAACCAGTATCATGCTGCTGATCTGTTCGGTAGGTGCCCTTAGTCTGGGCGTACAGTTGTATGCGAGTCCTGTCGCAGCGGTATGGGTACCTTGGCTGCTGATTGCGCTCGGTGTGGTGTTACTTATTCGTTTTGTCCAGACCGAGAACGGTCGCAAGGAACCACTGATACGTTACCAGTTGCTGCGGCGTAATGCCGTCTTTCCACTGACCGTGCTGATCTCGACCATTCAGGATTGTGTCATGTTTGGCGTGATCTTTGCATTGCCATTATTGTTCCAGGATGTCTTCCACCTGTCGCCGGCCTTGTCCGGTGCGCTGTTCATACCCTTGTCGATCTGCACAAGTCTGTTCATGTGGATCGGAGGCAGTCTGCTGGATCGTGGTCGATCCATGCATTTTATCGCATGGGGCACGTTGCTGGTGTCGATATCGATCTTGTCGTTTGCCGTTCTACCCATGGGAGCATCGATCTGGATTATCGGTATGCTCATGGCGTGCCGTGGAATTGGCGTTGGCCTGTCAGGCATGAGTATCTCTGCGATTGGTCTGCAAGCATTACCAGACGAAGACATGCACGAAGGGTCGGTGTTATCGACCACGATTGAGCGGCTGGCTTCTTCGTTTGCAGTGATGGGTATGACCCTGTACTACGATATGCGCTGGCAATGGCTAGCAGGGGCAGGAACGTCTATGGAGATGGCAAAATGGGGAGCGCTCAAAGAGATCTGTATCGGCCTTGGCTGCGCCATACTGTTTACCCTTCCCCTGGTACTATTTATAACCCGAAAGAAGGTTGGCATCATTGTTCGAGATGGAAAACAAGCTCCGGTCTGA
- a CDS encoding IucA/IucC family protein, giving the protein MENKLRSEAEQQAREHSCKLLLNCYIRELALEKENDIRINPNTLTYAVAFPASGVTVTGQLSYYSAMGEHEYLSMESGGEAVHDRDLVRWITSELIGDGEQGASSDQHGMLKSTVQMKSSLELENVHPLSENTNRVEVACARDFAQKVDNSVGNLTLYIGQAAGLEIHDYRTSEQSLLYGHPFHPFPKNSKGFSEQDVRKYSPELRTSFQLCYIAVRQDVYVQEWVDDEAAMDLQELLRSHVQPILKEKSEMYGLLPVHPWQYAYLSRLTEIQHYFREEKLILLGTAGPVVYPTSSVRTVYVPAWNCNIKLSLNMQITNMIRTNSAEQMRRTLDASRYVRQHDCFGGEPNTHIAYETGVATCTFEDEELTSLFTIAYRPIEFDPANTYVLSSLIEAPLPGRRSRLMTMLGGGLINAERWLDHYLQCSLLPIVRAAGERGIHFEAHLQNTLVTLKDGLPVDFIVRDLEGVSVDEELIREQDRASSDLLFYSRENAWARTSYYFIVNHLGSLIHALARDVNVPEEHYWKQVREVLEAELERTGNAYVRHLLTTEAFLAKQNLVSCLRGISQTPAYVPVSNPMKRIGSEVRGSCGIQG; this is encoded by the coding sequence ATGGAAAACAAGCTCCGGTCTGAGGCAGAGCAGCAGGCCCGTGAACATTCGTGCAAGCTTCTGCTGAACTGTTACATCCGTGAGCTTGCGTTAGAGAAGGAAAATGATATTCGAATCAATCCGAATACGCTGACGTACGCGGTTGCTTTTCCAGCCAGTGGGGTGACGGTGACAGGACAACTATCCTATTACTCTGCGATGGGAGAGCATGAATATCTCAGCATGGAATCTGGCGGAGAAGCGGTGCATGATCGCGACCTAGTTCGCTGGATCACATCTGAGCTAATTGGAGATGGGGAACAGGGAGCGAGTTCGGACCAACATGGAATGTTGAAGAGTACGGTGCAAATGAAGAGTTCACTTGAGCTGGAGAATGTACATCCATTGAGTGAGAATACGAATCGTGTCGAGGTGGCGTGTGCCAGAGATTTTGCACAAAAGGTAGATAACAGCGTAGGTAACCTTACGTTGTATATCGGACAAGCGGCCGGTCTCGAAATCCACGACTATCGGACATCGGAACAGTCACTGTTATATGGTCATCCGTTTCACCCTTTTCCGAAGAATTCCAAAGGCTTCAGCGAGCAGGATGTTCGGAAGTACAGTCCGGAGCTGCGCACATCGTTTCAACTCTGTTATATCGCGGTGAGGCAGGACGTCTACGTGCAGGAATGGGTGGATGACGAGGCGGCAATGGATTTGCAAGAACTCCTGCGGAGCCATGTGCAGCCGATTTTAAAAGAAAAGAGTGAAATGTATGGGCTGCTGCCCGTCCATCCATGGCAATACGCTTACCTATCACGGTTGACCGAGATACAGCACTATTTTCGAGAAGAAAAATTAATTCTGCTTGGCACTGCGGGGCCTGTCGTCTATCCAACCTCTTCGGTCCGTACGGTCTATGTTCCGGCATGGAACTGCAATATCAAGCTCTCACTGAACATGCAGATTACCAACATGATTCGCACCAATAGTGCTGAGCAGATGCGCAGAACACTGGATGCCTCCAGATACGTCAGGCAGCATGACTGCTTCGGTGGTGAGCCGAATACCCATATCGCGTATGAAACAGGTGTAGCGACTTGTACTTTTGAAGATGAAGAGTTAACGAGTCTGTTTACGATAGCTTATCGACCCATTGAGTTCGACCCTGCGAATACGTATGTCTTATCCAGTCTGATTGAGGCACCACTTCCGGGGAGGCGTTCTAGGTTGATGACGATGCTCGGTGGTGGTCTGATCAATGCTGAGCGTTGGCTGGATCATTATCTGCAATGTTCTCTGCTTCCGATTGTACGGGCGGCGGGTGAGAGAGGCATTCATTTTGAAGCGCATCTGCAGAATACCCTTGTGACCTTGAAGGATGGGTTGCCTGTGGACTTTATCGTCCGCGATCTGGAAGGGGTCAGTGTGGATGAGGAACTTATCCGTGAGCAGGATCGTGCTTCGTCCGATTTATTATTTTATTCGCGAGAGAACGCCTGGGCGCGGACATCGTACTATTTTATCGTCAATCATCTGGGGTCTCTGATTCATGCCCTGGCGCGAGATGTGAACGTTCCGGAGGAGCATTATTGGAAGCAGGTACGTGAGGTGCTTGAGGCTGAACTGGAACGAACGGGCAATGCGTATGTACGGCATCTGCTGACAACGGAAGCATTCCTGGCCAAGCAAAATTTGGTGAGTTGTCTAAGGGGTATCAGCCAGACTCCGGCTTATGTGCCGGTGAGCAATCCAATGAAACGAATAGGGAGTGAAGTGCGTGGGAGTTGTGGGATACAGGGCTGA
- a CDS encoding IucA/IucC family protein: MGVVGYRAEAGARTEAVYVGVQERIMRQTLEAMWFEGLLDSDVHGSEWRTSGLTSSGDSVGYTCEAERKFSFGRVKVKKDSIQREGVACTDLDLFLEEIVLNSLKGSNVTAFIQELLETMAKDSQCRAILPLNIPLEDRHYDALESHMTDGHLYHPSYKSRLGFSLKDNLAYGPEFNSEVALVWVAVKKELAQTAVSAGYSSEELVRQHLTAEDVERFQEVLEGDGKTGSDADDRYVFIPVHPWQWEHQLESVYARQLMDGDMVYLGPSSTPYRAQQSIRSLSNRINPEAPYIKLSLSITNTSSTRILAQHTTQNAPLISDWLDNLVREDELLQQEQFGILKEIMGLSFRYEQLSATQYGRAYGTLGAIWRENVSVHLKQGETAWPLNALMLVQPDGVPFIQDAVERHGVEKWSEALVRTVTLPIIHLLYAHGIALESHAQNIILVLEDDLPKRIIIKDLHDGVRYVPDQLLHPERAPKLNPEPETHRKFNRYSFIYAGDVSEVRDYTYDAFFFICMTDIALTFEKFGLSEQSFWQLCAGVIVDYQKQHPEYAERFVAFDLFAEDALIEEMTKRRLYGDGELYFRKASNPLKVSKDALESQGTPELKGIVE, encoded by the coding sequence GTGGGAGTTGTGGGATACAGGGCTGAAGCAGGCGCTAGGACAGAAGCAGTCTACGTGGGTGTACAGGAACGAATCATGCGACAGACTTTGGAGGCCATGTGGTTCGAAGGTCTCTTGGACAGTGATGTACATGGGAGTGAATGGCGAACCAGTGGCCTTACATCTTCTGGCGATTCTGTAGGGTACACGTGTGAAGCGGAGCGGAAGTTTTCATTTGGCCGGGTGAAGGTGAAGAAGGATTCGATTCAAAGGGAAGGCGTAGCCTGCACCGATCTGGATCTGTTTTTGGAGGAAATCGTGCTGAATTCATTAAAAGGTTCGAATGTGACGGCTTTTATTCAGGAGCTGCTCGAAACGATGGCAAAAGACAGCCAGTGCCGGGCGATTTTGCCTTTGAACATTCCGCTAGAAGATCGGCATTATGATGCGCTCGAAAGTCACATGACCGACGGTCATCTGTATCACCCGAGTTATAAGTCGCGGTTGGGGTTTTCTCTGAAAGACAATCTGGCGTATGGGCCTGAGTTTAACTCTGAAGTTGCATTAGTCTGGGTGGCTGTGAAAAAAGAACTTGCTCAGACCGCTGTATCCGCGGGCTATAGTTCTGAAGAATTGGTAAGGCAGCATCTGACTGCGGAGGATGTAGAGCGATTTCAAGAGGTTCTGGAGGGTGACGGGAAGACAGGTTCTGACGCGGATGATCGATATGTGTTTATTCCGGTTCATCCATGGCAGTGGGAGCATCAGTTGGAGTCGGTATATGCCCGTCAACTGATGGATGGAGATATGGTATATCTTGGTCCATCGTCTACGCCCTATCGTGCGCAGCAGTCGATCCGTTCGCTGTCGAACCGGATTAATCCGGAAGCCCCTTACATCAAGCTGTCCCTCAGCATTACCAACACGTCGAGCACACGTATACTGGCACAGCATACGACCCAGAACGCACCGCTGATCAGCGATTGGCTGGATAATCTCGTTCGTGAAGATGAGCTGTTGCAGCAAGAGCAGTTTGGCATTTTAAAAGAAATCATGGGACTGTCGTTCCGTTATGAGCAGTTATCTGCAACGCAATATGGACGGGCCTACGGCACACTTGGAGCCATCTGGCGGGAGAATGTATCGGTTCACCTGAAGCAGGGTGAGACGGCGTGGCCGCTGAATGCGCTAATGTTGGTGCAACCGGATGGTGTTCCATTTATCCAGGATGCTGTAGAACGACATGGCGTAGAGAAGTGGAGCGAGGCCCTCGTTCGCACGGTTACACTGCCCATCATCCATCTGCTCTATGCACACGGGATTGCGCTGGAATCTCATGCACAGAATATCATTTTGGTACTGGAAGACGATCTGCCGAAACGAATCATAATCAAGGATCTGCATGATGGTGTTCGCTACGTACCGGATCAACTGTTACACCCGGAACGCGCACCGAAGCTGAACCCCGAGCCGGAAACGCATCGCAAGTTCAATCGATACTCCTTCATCTATGCGGGAGATGTGTCGGAAGTCCGTGACTATACGTATGACGCATTCTTTTTTATCTGCATGACGGATATTGCGTTGACCTTTGAGAAGTTTGGATTGTCAGAGCAGTCATTCTGGCAGCTGTGCGCAGGTGTAATTGTGGATTATCAGAAGCAGCACCCGGAATACGCAGAGCGGTTTGTTGCATTTGACCTTTTTGCCGAAGATGCACTGATCGAAGAGATGACCAAGCGCCGTCTGTATGGGGATGGGGAGTTGTATTTCCGTAAGGCGAGCAATCCGCTCAAGGTATCGAAGGATGCACTGGAATCACAGGGAACACCCGAATTAAAGGGAATCGTCGAATGA